One window of Atribacter laminatus genomic DNA carries:
- a CDS encoding 2-hydroxyacyl-CoA dehydratase family protein: MNVGYFCTYIPEEAIQACSAVPVFLTPDSLTITQATPYLPTPFCSFAKILLNTLLAEKSQDLDFLIFGGGCDAGKKLYDIFISLQPKIPCHYFHIPLINNEASLKFYHHSLYVLVNELLSFQGISQHKFNENLAIALNKSYTVKETQTEAFLAGKLSGDSLLQGKKCLHNNLPIENPQKASILLLASHLFVQDIIQLLEEKEFQVYDGSAMGMRRCIFPDIEYTPEHHALDTLAQWYLVNKVPCPGYNPQKRLEILQIFINRIGLRGIVYFYPKFCDQSLYDLSFLKKHIKIPILPLEHDISYSSLGQWETRIDAFREILSNQ, encoded by the coding sequence ATGAATGTAGGATATTTTTGTACCTATATACCTGAAGAAGCAATCCAAGCCTGTAGTGCAGTACCGGTGTTTTTAACGCCCGATTCACTTACTATAACTCAAGCTACACCTTATCTTCCTACTCCCTTTTGTTCATTTGCCAAAATTCTTCTCAATACTCTCCTTGCTGAGAAAAGCCAGGACCTTGATTTTTTAATCTTTGGGGGAGGTTGTGATGCAGGGAAAAAACTTTATGATATTTTTATTTCGCTTCAACCAAAAATTCCCTGTCATTACTTTCATATTCCTTTGATCAATAATGAAGCATCTTTAAAATTTTATCATCACTCTCTCTATGTTTTAGTAAACGAACTCCTTTCCTTCCAAGGAATATCGCAACATAAATTTAACGAAAACCTTGCAATAGCCCTTAATAAATCTTACACAGTAAAAGAAACCCAAACTGAAGCATTCTTGGCTGGAAAACTTTCTGGTGACTCTTTGTTACAGGGGAAAAAATGCCTTCATAACAACTTACCTATTGAGAACCCTCAAAAAGCTTCAATTCTTCTGCTTGCTTCCCATCTTTTTGTTCAAGACATCATTCAACTATTGGAAGAAAAGGAATTTCAAGTCTATGATGGATCGGCCATGGGGATGAGACGTTGTATTTTCCCCGATATCGAATACACTCCTGAACATCATGCCTTAGATACCTTAGCTCAATGGTATTTGGTAAACAAAGTCCCTTGTCCCGGTTATAATCCACAGAAACGCTTGGAAATATTACAAATATTTATCAATCGAATCGGTTTGCGAGGCATTGTCTATTTTTATCCAAAATTTTGTGATCAATCGCTTTACGATCTATCATTTTTAAAAAAGCATATAAAAATACCTATACTTCCCCTTGAGCACGATATATCCTATTCCTCTTTAGGACAGTGGGAAACTCGCATCGATGCTTTTCGGGAAATATTATCAAACCAATGA
- a CDS encoding lipid-binding SYLF domain-containing protein, with translation MNKTKRFLLLSLILTVLFSLNPIADANDEIIDQSIEALYDLSKIPERDVFFYLLENAEAIAIFPKVVRLGLGLGAQYGDGLVYRKEFNKNDWYGPAFYKIYGVSFGPQAGIQSTSLILLIMNQEGMEIFYNDGLTLGGNASIAAGPIGRSFSAEVDLNLDSSIYSYSQSRGLYIGLSVQGAQIKQNSQANRQLYKERVDPEEILMSKISSNPTSLRLIQMIKDLIRKNSTE, from the coding sequence ATGAATAAAACCAAAAGGTTTCTCTTGCTAAGTTTAATTCTAACCGTTTTGTTCTCATTAAATCCTATCGCCGATGCAAACGATGAAATAATCGATCAATCCATCGAAGCTCTTTACGACCTTTCGAAAATACCTGAGCGAGATGTATTCTTCTACCTTTTGGAAAACGCCGAAGCAATTGCTATTTTTCCCAAGGTAGTCCGATTAGGACTCGGATTAGGTGCTCAATATGGTGATGGTTTAGTATATCGAAAAGAATTTAATAAAAATGATTGGTATGGTCCAGCTTTTTATAAAATATATGGTGTAAGCTTTGGACCTCAAGCCGGAATTCAATCTACCAGCCTAATTCTTTTAATTATGAACCAGGAAGGGATGGAAATTTTTTATAATGATGGCTTAACTTTGGGAGGAAACGCAAGTATTGCTGCGGGGCCAATTGGAAGAAGTTTCTCTGCCGAAGTCGATTTGAACTTAGATTCTTCAATCTATTCCTATTCACAATCTCGAGGTTTATATATCGGTCTATCGGTCCAAGGGGCACAAATCAAGCAAAATAGTCAAGCAAATCGACAACTCTATAAAGAAAGAGTCGATCCAGAAGAAATTCTTATGTCAAAGATTTCATCAAACCCTACATCTTTGCGCCTAATACAAATGATAAAAGATTTAATTAGAAAAAATTCGACTGAATAA
- a CDS encoding AMP-binding protein has protein sequence MITTITERIREMSQEYGKKIAVSMGDWFINYNELVTEIDKEALKLKKAGVKERMRVVIVLPNHWHTLRLILGCFQIGAIPLLLSPKYPPKSVEKIFQNAKASLLVAQSSHQELADRLPFAAIGENGEIGFPDKIDAAVNDLPSFDSPIAAFFSTSGTTGIPKLVMLTHKNILSDIDSCFDLVDIYPEDRMLGVLPMFHVFGFSIAYMLPLAKGMTLTIVPSLYPANNLIESLKKYQSTVFLGVPAVFSILAGARAKVPFDLSPLRLPICGGDALPQRVREAFEKGFGLNIMEGYGITEASPVVSINPSPLTRVPGSAGPVIEAINLRIVDDNGNELPTGEIGEIILSGDPISPGYYNNPEENQISFRNQWFYTGDLGKIDENGLLYIEGRKKELIIVSGFNVFPQEIEEIIMSFPGVARTAVVGVQRASRGEMIKAYVVPNENTTLDPTEIVRFCRKELASHKVPRIVEIVAELPQTVTGKVMKFMISSSGNEIEVND, from the coding sequence ATGATAACAACTATAACCGAAAGAATTCGAGAAATGAGTCAGGAATATGGGAAAAAAATTGCCGTTTCAATGGGAGACTGGTTTATAAACTATAATGAACTGGTTACTGAGATTGATAAAGAAGCTTTAAAATTGAAAAAGGCTGGCGTAAAAGAAAGAATGCGGGTTGTCATTGTACTTCCCAATCATTGGCATACTTTACGACTTATCCTCGGTTGTTTTCAAATTGGAGCAATTCCTCTGCTCTTATCGCCGAAATACCCTCCAAAATCAGTTGAAAAGATTTTCCAAAACGCCAAAGCCAGCTTGTTGGTTGCCCAATCATCACATCAAGAGCTTGCCGACCGACTCCCTTTCGCTGCTATTGGAGAAAATGGAGAAATCGGATTCCCTGATAAAATAGATGCAGCGGTTAACGATTTGCCCTCTTTTGACTCACCTATTGCCGCTTTCTTTTCAACTTCAGGAACAACTGGAATTCCCAAATTGGTTATGCTTACTCATAAAAACATCCTTTCGGACATCGATAGTTGTTTCGATTTAGTCGATATCTATCCTGAAGATCGCATGTTAGGTGTGCTTCCCATGTTCCATGTTTTTGGTTTTTCAATTGCCTACATGCTTCCTTTAGCCAAAGGGATGACCCTAACTATTGTCCCTTCACTTTATCCTGCAAACAACCTGATTGAATCACTCAAAAAATATCAATCTACAGTTTTTTTGGGTGTTCCAGCTGTCTTTTCAATATTAGCTGGTGCCCGTGCTAAAGTCCCCTTTGACTTAAGTCCTCTCCGTCTCCCTATTTGTGGTGGAGATGCTCTTCCTCAAAGAGTTCGAGAAGCTTTCGAAAAAGGTTTCGGATTAAACATCATGGAAGGATACGGGATAACTGAAGCATCCCCGGTGGTTTCCATCAATCCCTCTCCTCTTACCCGAGTACCAGGATCAGCAGGTCCGGTAATTGAAGCCATCAATCTTCGAATTGTTGATGACAATGGCAATGAACTGCCAACTGGTGAAATTGGAGAAATAATTCTTTCTGGAGATCCCATTTCACCTGGTTATTATAATAACCCTGAAGAAAACCAAATCTCATTCCGTAATCAGTGGTTTTACACTGGAGATTTGGGAAAAATAGATGAAAACGGTCTTCTTTATATCGAAGGCAGAAAAAAAGAATTGATTATCGTTTCTGGTTTTAACGTTTTTCCTCAAGAAATTGAAGAAATAATCATGTCATTCCCAGGAGTCGCCCGCACTGCAGTAGTAGGAGTTCAAAGAGCATCTCGTGGTGAAATGATTAAAGCCTATGTCGTGCCCAATGAAAACACAACTCTTGATCCAACCGAAATAGTAAGGTTTTGCCGAAAAGAATTAGCATCTCACAAGGTTCCTCGTATCGTGGAAATCGTTGCCGAGCTTCCTCAAACCGTTACCGGTAAAGTTATGAAATTTATGATTTCCTCTTCTGGTAATGAAATTGAAGTGAACGATTAA
- the fsa gene encoding fructose-6-phosphate aldolase, protein MKFFIDTASVKEIKDALQLGVLDGVTTNPTLVAKTGRGFKEVIMEICNIVNGPVSAEVVSLEAEGMIREGRLLAGWAPNIVVKIPILPEGLKAIKTLSQDNIKINTTLIFNPLQALMAAKAGATYVSPFLGRLDDVSSDGMNLVRDIKIILDNYGFNTQIIASSIRHPMHVVEAAKIGAHVATIPYSVIKSLVKHPLTDIGIKNFLTDWEKVPEKPF, encoded by the coding sequence ATGAAGTTTTTCATTGATACAGCCAGCGTGAAGGAAATCAAAGATGCCTTGCAATTAGGAGTTTTAGATGGTGTTACCACCAATCCGACTTTGGTAGCAAAAACCGGGAGAGGGTTTAAAGAAGTCATCATGGAAATATGTAATATTGTGAATGGCCCAGTTTCTGCTGAGGTGGTGAGTCTCGAAGCTGAAGGTATGATTCGTGAAGGACGCTTACTTGCCGGATGGGCTCCAAACATCGTGGTAAAAATACCCATCCTTCCTGAAGGATTGAAAGCTATCAAAACCTTGTCTCAAGATAATATTAAAATCAACACCACCCTTATTTTTAATCCATTGCAGGCTCTTATGGCGGCAAAAGCTGGAGCTACTTATGTAAGCCCATTTTTGGGTCGCTTAGACGATGTTTCCTCGGATGGGATGAATTTGGTTCGAGATATCAAAATCATACTTGATAATTATGGGTTTAATACCCAAATTATTGCTTCATCGATTCGTCATCCGATGCATGTTGTTGAAGCGGCGAAAATAGGAGCCCATGTTGCTACGATACCTTATTCGGTCATCAAGAGCTTAGTCAAACATCCTCTTACCGATATTGGTATAAAGAATTTTCTTACCGATTGGGAAAAGGTTCCAGAAAAACCTTTTTAA
- a CDS encoding pyridoxal phosphate-dependent aminotransferase has protein sequence MMVNIAEDVARLPRSGIRELMGLALTIPDAIHLEIGEPHFPTPSFILDGLKEFYSKGDIKYTPTVGIHSLRDKIAKKLLKDKNWRVEADDVVILPGSLFGTVVAFRTILDPGDEALIPDPGFTNHFSQVELSGGRIKRYFLLPENNYLPDFESIRKSITSRTKMILVNTPSNPLGVVFPEEVMKSISDLAEEYNLVVVSDEAYEKYIYQGEHFGMYRYVRPERLISIFSFSKTYALTGWRVGYMVVPKDLLIHLMKVSEYLIACTSHLSQKAAEIALDMPEEEIQRMVDSYRQNCELCCSGLEDAGFKVYRPGGGYYVWVDIREFGMKSLEFCKKLLQKSHVAVAPGDTFGQSSDGFIRISICRKKGEIEEGIKRIIAARSEL, from the coding sequence ATGATGGTAAATATTGCTGAAGATGTCGCCAGATTACCTCGCTCAGGAATTCGAGAGCTCATGGGATTGGCTCTGACTATTCCTGATGCGATACACTTGGAGATAGGAGAACCTCATTTTCCCACCCCAAGTTTTATTTTAGATGGTTTAAAAGAGTTTTATTCCAAAGGAGATATTAAATATACACCCACTGTTGGTATTCATTCCCTAAGGGATAAGATAGCTAAAAAGTTGTTAAAAGATAAAAATTGGAGAGTTGAAGCTGATGATGTAGTTATTCTCCCTGGTTCACTTTTTGGAACCGTGGTTGCTTTTAGAACCATTTTAGACCCAGGAGATGAAGCTTTGATTCCTGATCCGGGTTTTACCAATCATTTCTCACAGGTCGAACTAAGCGGAGGACGGATAAAAAGATATTTTCTTTTACCAGAGAATAATTACTTACCTGATTTTGAATCGATTCGTAAGTCTATAACATCCAGAACGAAAATGATTTTAGTCAATACTCCTTCTAATCCATTAGGTGTAGTCTTTCCTGAAGAAGTTATGAAGTCGATTTCCGATTTGGCCGAAGAATACAATCTGGTAGTTGTATCCGACGAAGCTTATGAAAAATATATCTATCAAGGTGAGCATTTTGGGATGTACCGTTATGTTCGACCGGAAAGATTAATCAGTATTTTTTCCTTTTCTAAAACCTACGCCTTAACTGGCTGGCGAGTGGGATATATGGTGGTCCCAAAGGATCTCCTGATTCATTTAATGAAGGTTTCCGAATATCTCATTGCCTGTACTTCCCACCTATCGCAAAAGGCTGCTGAAATTGCTTTGGACATGCCTGAAGAAGAGATTCAAAGGATGGTTGATTCTTATCGGCAAAACTGTGAATTGTGCTGTTCAGGTTTGGAAGATGCTGGTTTTAAAGTGTATCGTCCCGGCGGTGGATACTATGTTTGGGTGGATATCAGAGAATTTGGTATGAAATCACTTGAATTTTGTAAAAAATTACTTCAAAAAAGCCATGTCGCTGTTGCACCAGGTGACACTTTTGGGCAAAGTTCGGATGGATTTATCCGTATCTCAATCTGCAGGAAAAAAGGAGAAATCGAGGAGGGCATAAAAAGAATCATTGCTGCTCGGAGTGAGCTATGA
- the pdxA gene encoding 4-hydroxythreonine-4-phosphate dehydrogenase PdxA, which yields MNPRLPIIAITLGDPSGIGPEIIIQTLQKWSFPAIPLVIGNRKVLNQAEEVTKTSISWQKFSESISNPGPYLLDCSNVDLSSFRWGEVSSRSGQSSFDYIQTAIQLALKGKVDAVVTAPISKEALHLAAVPFIGHTEIFKELTKSSVALTMFQLDQLRVFFLTRHLSLLEAVKEVKKEKIYKFLLEMDQYLNSMGLFSARIAVAALNPHGGENGLLGQEEIKEINPAIEESRKLGIDVKGIYPADSVFWFARQGRFDAVLSLYHDQGHIATKCMDFYGTVSVTLGLPFIRTSPDHGTAFDIAGQGKANHRSMVESCRWAVEYAFAYRDFIKRTSGKKESNSD from the coding sequence ATGAATCCAAGATTGCCAATTATTGCTATTACCCTGGGGGATCCCAGTGGTATTGGACCAGAAATTATTATACAAACTTTACAAAAATGGAGTTTCCCTGCTATCCCTCTGGTTATTGGTAATCGAAAGGTATTAAACCAGGCCGAGGAGGTCACTAAAACTTCAATCAGTTGGCAAAAATTTTCAGAATCGATTTCAAATCCAGGACCTTACCTTCTTGATTGCAGCAATGTTGATTTATCTTCCTTTCGATGGGGAGAGGTTTCTTCTCGGTCGGGGCAAAGTAGCTTTGATTATATTCAGACCGCTATCCAGTTAGCTTTAAAAGGAAAAGTCGATGCAGTGGTGACTGCACCCATCAGCAAAGAAGCACTGCATCTTGCTGCTGTTCCGTTTATCGGACATACTGAGATTTTTAAAGAATTAACTAAAAGTTCCGTTGCATTGACCATGTTTCAACTTGATCAACTCCGAGTTTTTTTTCTTACTCGTCACCTCTCGCTTTTAGAAGCGGTCAAGGAAGTAAAAAAAGAGAAGATATATAAGTTTTTACTCGAAATGGATCAATATTTAAATTCAATGGGGCTATTTTCAGCAAGAATTGCTGTTGCGGCTCTTAATCCTCACGGAGGAGAAAATGGTTTGTTGGGTCAAGAAGAAATCAAAGAAATAAACCCGGCTATTGAAGAATCACGAAAATTGGGAATTGATGTAAAGGGTATCTATCCTGCTGATTCGGTTTTTTGGTTTGCCCGACAGGGAAGATTTGATGCGGTGCTTTCTCTTTATCATGACCAGGGACACATTGCTACTAAATGTATGGATTTTTATGGAACGGTAAGCGTTACTCTGGGTCTTCCTTTTATTCGAACTTCACCTGACCATGGCACCGCTTTTGATATTGCTGGACAGGGCAAAGCCAATCATCGTAGCATGGTTGAATCCTGTCGCTGGGCGGTTGAATATGCTTTTGCCTATCGAGATTTTATCAAAAGAACTTCGGGAAAAAAGGAAAGTAATTCAGACTAG
- the glgB gene encoding 1,4-alpha-glucan branching protein GlgB: MVESLSQEEIQSILNADRSDPFQILGMHSPDSGQGVFVRLFYPDLLSAEVVDPEKPGKPWTMDRIHSEGFYEVFIPNRSFFRYLLKLTKKNGEIILTRDPYSFLPLLSDLDIYLFNEGTHLAIYEFLGAHSKTIDDAPGMLFCVWAPNAQRVSVVGDFNRWDGRIHQMRMIGTSGIWEMFIPNVWAETRYKFEIKTREGNLLLKSDPIAFYAEKTPLTASLTYDLSGYSWQDQDWIEKRKSLSLLTTPMSIYEVHLGSWKKGENSSFLSYRDLAHQLVDYVREMGFTHIELLPICEHPFNGSWGYQTTGYFAPTSRFGEPKDFMYFVDYCHQNGIGVILDWVIAHFPKDGHGLGRFDGTALYEHVDPRRGEHPHWGSYIFNYGRKEVRCFLVSNAMYWLKEYHIDGLRVDAVASMLYLDYGRNQGEWLPNQYGGKENIEAIDLIRYFNESIYHRFPGIMTIAEESTAWPGVTLPPYTGGLGFLFKWNMGWMNDFLAYMSKDPIYRKYHHQNLTFPLMYAFSENFILPLSHDEVVHEKRSMINKMPGDWWQKFANLRLSYATMFGFPGKKLLFMGNEIGQWSEWDHDAGLNWNLLDYDTHRKLQLFVRDLNYLYKQEKSLWEIDNSWNGFEWIDCDDSENSTLSFVRKSRNSDEFLIFACNFTPVPRLGYRLGVPKKGIYHEVLNSDSENYGGSNIGNLGQVYAQNIPSHGKPYSVDLNLPPLGCVVLKPIS; encoded by the coding sequence TTGGTAGAATCCTTATCCCAAGAGGAGATACAATCCATTCTTAACGCCGATAGAAGTGATCCATTTCAAATCTTAGGAATGCATTCTCCGGACAGTGGTCAAGGGGTTTTTGTTCGATTATTTTACCCTGATCTTCTCTCTGCTGAGGTTGTTGATCCGGAAAAACCCGGTAAACCATGGACAATGGATCGTATTCATTCGGAGGGATTTTATGAAGTATTCATACCCAATCGGAGTTTTTTTCGGTATCTTCTGAAATTGACCAAAAAAAATGGTGAAATTATTTTAACCCGAGACCCTTATTCCTTTCTTCCTCTTCTATCCGACCTTGATATTTATCTTTTCAACGAGGGAACTCATTTAGCTATTTATGAATTCCTAGGGGCACACTCTAAAACAATAGACGACGCACCAGGAATGCTTTTTTGTGTTTGGGCTCCCAACGCTCAACGGGTGAGCGTTGTGGGAGATTTCAATAGATGGGATGGTCGAATCCACCAAATGAGAATGATAGGGACATCTGGAATATGGGAAATGTTTATCCCAAATGTATGGGCAGAAACACGATATAAGTTTGAAATTAAAACCCGAGAAGGGAATCTCCTTTTGAAATCTGATCCTATAGCTTTTTATGCCGAAAAGACTCCACTCACTGCTTCACTCACTTACGACCTAAGCGGTTATAGTTGGCAGGATCAAGATTGGATCGAAAAACGGAAATCATTAAGCCTTCTCACCACCCCAATGAGCATTTACGAAGTCCATCTTGGATCATGGAAAAAAGGAGAAAATTCTTCATTTCTCAGTTATCGTGATTTAGCACATCAACTGGTCGATTACGTTCGGGAAATGGGTTTCACCCATATTGAACTTCTTCCGATTTGCGAACACCCCTTCAATGGATCATGGGGATACCAGACCACTGGTTATTTCGCTCCCACCAGCCGTTTTGGAGAACCAAAGGATTTTATGTATTTTGTCGACTATTGCCATCAAAATGGAATTGGCGTGATTCTAGATTGGGTTATTGCTCATTTTCCCAAAGATGGTCATGGACTGGGACGCTTTGATGGTACCGCTCTCTATGAACACGTTGATCCCCGAAGGGGAGAACATCCCCATTGGGGAAGTTATATTTTTAATTATGGTCGAAAAGAGGTGCGCTGCTTCTTAGTCTCCAACGCTATGTATTGGTTGAAAGAATACCACATTGATGGCCTGCGGGTTGATGCTGTAGCTTCTATGCTTTATCTTGATTATGGCCGAAATCAAGGTGAGTGGCTTCCTAACCAATACGGTGGGAAGGAAAACATTGAAGCCATTGATCTTATTCGCTACTTCAATGAAAGCATCTATCATCGATTCCCTGGAATTATGACTATAGCTGAAGAGTCCACAGCTTGGCCAGGAGTCACCCTTCCTCCATATACTGGAGGCTTGGGGTTCTTGTTCAAATGGAATATGGGGTGGATGAATGATTTTCTCGCCTACATGAGTAAAGATCCAATTTATCGTAAATACCACCACCAAAATCTCACTTTTCCTCTTATGTATGCATTTTCAGAAAATTTCATTTTGCCCTTGTCACATGACGAGGTTGTCCATGAAAAACGCAGCATGATTAATAAAATGCCTGGTGATTGGTGGCAAAAATTTGCCAATCTTCGCCTAAGCTATGCAACCATGTTTGGATTTCCGGGAAAAAAACTTCTCTTTATGGGAAACGAAATTGGCCAATGGAGCGAATGGGATCATGATGCTGGTTTGAATTGGAATCTACTCGATTATGATACCCATCGAAAGCTTCAATTATTTGTAAGGGATCTCAATTATTTATATAAGCAAGAAAAATCACTCTGGGAAATTGACAATTCTTGGAATGGTTTTGAATGGATCGATTGTGATGATTCAGAAAACTCAACTCTTTCCTTTGTTCGAAAAAGCAGAAACTCTGATGAATTTTTAATTTTTGCCTGTAACTTTACTCCCGTCCCACGCTTGGGATATCGACTTGGTGTTCCTAAAAAAGGTATTTACCACGAGGTATTGAACAGTGATTCTGAAAATTATGGGGGAAGTAATATTGGAAACCTTGGGCAGGTTTATGCTCAGAATATTCCCAGCCATGGAAAACCTTATTCGGTGGATTTAAATCTCCCCCCACTAGGTTGTGTGGTTTTAAAACCGATTTCCTAA
- a CDS encoding ribonuclease H-like domain-containing protein, which produces MLFHTFCHVPSIGEKTERKIWQEGIFNWDDALTDPLFRKILPGNISDRAYSMVARSYEKIENKDIRFFNEKLHSFNRWRIFSHFRSEAVFLDIETSGLNPPNDYITVITLFDGKKIKTYIHGINMKDFIDDIFHYQIIITFNGKCFDLPFIERYFDIKLPHIHFDLRFMLKSMGLSGGLKVCEKSLGIDRGKLKGIDGYMAVLLWQKYLEGCTEALETLIAYNVEDTVNLEKLMVYYYNYRVSGLSFPYLVLEEPRKKIQISSRIYPEVIKEIRYEKLRFFKEREGLIW; this is translated from the coding sequence ATGTTATTCCATACATTTTGTCATGTCCCCTCAATAGGCGAGAAGACGGAAAGAAAAATTTGGCAGGAAGGAATTTTCAATTGGGACGATGCTCTCACTGATCCATTATTTCGAAAAATTCTTCCTGGGAATATCTCAGATCGGGCATATTCGATGGTGGCTCGTTCCTATGAAAAGATCGAAAACAAAGATATCCGTTTTTTTAACGAAAAACTTCACAGTTTTAACCGTTGGAGAATTTTTTCTCATTTTCGTTCTGAAGCAGTATTCCTGGATATTGAAACCAGCGGATTGAATCCACCTAATGATTATATTACCGTTATCACTCTTTTCGACGGAAAGAAAATTAAAACCTATATACATGGTATCAACATGAAAGATTTCATTGATGATATTTTCCACTATCAAATCATCATTACTTTTAATGGAAAATGCTTCGATCTCCCTTTTATTGAAAGGTATTTTGATATTAAACTCCCACATATTCATTTCGATTTAAGATTCATGTTGAAAAGCATGGGCCTTTCCGGTGGATTAAAAGTATGTGAGAAATCTTTGGGAATAGATCGGGGCAAGTTGAAAGGTATCGACGGGTATATGGCAGTTCTTCTCTGGCAGAAATATTTAGAAGGTTGTACTGAAGCTTTAGAAACTTTGATTGCTTATAACGTCGAAGATACTGTCAATCTTGAAAAACTCATGGTGTATTATTATAACTATAGAGTGAGCGGGCTCTCTTTCCCCTATCTGGTTCTTGAGGAACCTCGAAAAAAAATTCAAATCTCTTCCCGGATTTACCCGGAGGTAATCAAAGAAATTCGCTATGAAAAATTGCGATTTTTTAAAGAAAGGGAGGGCTTAATTTGGTAG
- a CDS encoding cyclase family protein: MINLFASKDLKLVDLSQKIVPPGTPTRPFRVERSYLHDQTWKHEIFTHSHVGTHIESPAHFFENGKDLEQFSLEAFCGRAWFCDFFDVSEAHNEVTADYLEAQLGEKIEKGDIVLGRNCDQENLQKVKQTGKRELLPSFSPEAGIWLRDHGVKMVGIDAHFHLGKNVEKTREFHQILMAQDILLIEGLDNLDQITIAPFVFLAFPYRVEGIDSSFARAVAILER; this comes from the coding sequence ATGATAAACTTATTTGCTAGCAAAGATCTTAAGCTGGTTGATCTTTCCCAGAAAATAGTTCCTCCAGGGACACCTACTCGTCCTTTTCGGGTCGAACGAAGTTATTTGCACGATCAAACTTGGAAGCACGAAATTTTTACTCATTCTCATGTTGGAACCCACATTGAAAGCCCGGCTCATTTTTTTGAGAACGGGAAAGATTTGGAGCAGTTTTCACTCGAAGCCTTTTGTGGTCGAGCTTGGTTCTGTGATTTTTTTGATGTCAGTGAAGCTCATAATGAAGTGACTGCTGATTACCTTGAGGCCCAATTGGGCGAAAAAATTGAGAAGGGCGATATTGTTCTTGGGCGAAATTGTGATCAAGAGAATCTCCAAAAGGTCAAACAAACTGGTAAAAGAGAATTGCTCCCTTCTTTTTCTCCGGAAGCAGGAATTTGGCTTCGCGACCATGGAGTAAAAATGGTGGGAATTGACGCTCATTTTCATCTGGGAAAGAACGTTGAAAAAACCCGTGAGTTTCATCAAATCCTCATGGCTCAAGATATTTTGCTAATCGAAGGCTTGGATAACTTAGACCAAATTACCATTGCCCCTTTCGTGTTTTTAGCTTTTCCTTATCGAGTAGAAGGGATTGACAGTAGTTTTGCACGAGCGGTTGCAATTTTAGAGAGGTGA